The following are encoded together in the Brassica napus cultivar Da-Ae chromosome A9, Da-Ae, whole genome shotgun sequence genome:
- the LOC106401609 gene encoding calcium-dependent protein kinase 26: MGMDLADKENTSPPLFEFCNCYKVATLTQTILNPVNVSSLKDRYVLGEQLGLGQFGVIRVCSDKFTGERLACKSISKDRLVTQEDMKSIKLEIAIMAKLAGHPNVVDLKAVYEEEDHVHLVMELCAGGELFHKLEKYGRYSEVRARVLFKHLMQVVKFCHDNGIVHRDLKPENILMATVASSSPIKLADFGLATYIKPGEKLNGTVGSPFYIAPEVLSGGYNEAADVWSAGVILYILLSGVPPFWGKTKSKIFDAVRAADLRFSAEPWGNITSYAKDLIRGMLCVDPSQRLTADGVLAHSWMEELSEPGQEQYGRDGVGCEGLESGGCSFSTEYVSREQDYSFSMGQLEESIDNDCRSSFSSFLPAVNSNVPPTSGFGGFSFDGEQLESELPSMPSFTFFSPSPSTTQNNNTHETDEKLGDSSPKRLLPSPESSSQLERGEEAGESQTEAAGGKTETRRERGNWSRISGLHSKRNRTIGIGELDQLVVDVAVTESIIRWASCTHIPTAPSLTLSLVC, translated from the exons ATGGGAATGGACTTAGCTGATAAGGAGAACACAAGCCCACCTTTATTTGAATTCTGCAACTGCTACAAAGTTGCAACCCTCACCCAAACCATTCTCAACCCGGTCAACGTCTCCAGCTTAAAAGACCGTTACGTGCTTGGGGAACAGTTAGGCTTGGGTCAGTTCGGTGTGATCAGAGTGTGTTCTGATAAGTTCACTGGCGAGAGGCTTGCTTGCAAGTCCATCTCTAAAGATAGACTTGTTACGCAGGAGGACATGAAAAGCATCAAACTCGAGATTGCCATCATGGCTAAACTAGCTGGCCACCCGAACGTTGTGGATCTAAAAGCGGTTTACGAGGAGGAGGATCACGTGCATCTTGTGATGGAGCTTTGTGCGGGAGGTGAGCTTTTCCACAAGCTTGAGAAGTATGGAAGGTATTCGGAGGTTCGTGCCAGGGTGCTGTTTAAGCATTTGATGCAAGTGGTGAAGTTTTGTCATGATAATGGTATTGTCCATAGGGACTTGAAGCCTGAGAACATTCTCATGGCTACAGTGGCTTCTTCCTCTCCTATTAAATTAGCTGATTTTGGTTTGGCGACCTATATAAAGCCAG GAGAGAAGTTAAATGGGACTGTTGGTAGTCCGTTTTATATAGCGCCCGAAGTGTTGTCAGGGGGGTATAACGAAGCTGCTGATGTATGGAGTGCAGGGGTTATTTTGTACATACTTCTCAGTGGAGTGCCTCCCTTTTGGGGAAAGACTAAGTCAAAGATTTTTGATGCTGTCAGGGCAGCAGATTTGAGGTTTTCTGCAGAGCCGTGGGGTAATATAACTTCATACGCCAAGGATTTGATCCGCGGGATGCTTTGTGTTGATCCTTCCCAGAGGCTAACGGCTGATGGTGTTTTAG CTCACTCTTGGATGGAGGAGTTATCTGAGCCAGGACAAGAACAATATGGTCGAGATGGGGTTGGGTGTGAAGGGTTGGAGAGTGGTGGATGTTCTTTCTCCACAGAGTATGTTTCTCGGGAGCAAGACTATAGCTTTAGCATGGGGCAGTTAGAGGAATCGATTGATAATGATTGTAGATCATCGTTCTCCTCTTTCTTACCTGCGGTTAACAGCAACGTACCGCCAACTTCTGGTTTTGGTGGGTTTTCTTTTGATGGGGAACAACTTGAATCAGAACTCCCATCTATGCCAAGCTTTACCTTCTTTAGTCCGAGTCCATCGACAACACAGAACAACAACACTCATGAGACAGATGAGAAACTTGGAG ACTCAAGCCCAAAGAGGTTACTGCCATCTCCAGAATCTTCTTCACAACTTGAGAGGGGTGAGGAAGCAGGTGAGAGTCAGACAGAAGCAGCAGGAGGAAAGACAGAGACAAGAAGGGAAAGAGGAAACTGGTCAAGGATATCAGGTCTGCACAGCAAAAGAAACAGGACCATAGGAATAGGTGAGCTAGACCAGTTGGTGGTGGATGTTGCAGTCACTGAGTCGATAATCCGATGGGCATCTTGCACCCATATTCCCACGGCTCCATCTCTCACATTG